In Halogeometricum borinquense DSM 11551, a single genomic region encodes these proteins:
- a CDS encoding cupin domain-containing protein, translating to MSEIDFDGNRSYRDERFAAVEAFRTDRAKVVCGYFDPGQFIPVHAPDSDVVISVRSGAGVVREGDIEHDVASGDVVAVEAGTSRGIRAADDTRLEALLVTAPPPTDAEHGPVKRGLKRNEFEPNGDDRDDTGDTDETFQ from the coding sequence ATGTCCGAGATAGACTTCGATGGGAACCGGTCGTACCGAGACGAGCGGTTCGCTGCCGTGGAAGCGTTTCGAACTGACCGTGCCAAGGTTGTCTGCGGCTATTTCGACCCGGGGCAGTTCATCCCGGTTCACGCGCCCGACAGCGACGTGGTTATCAGCGTCCGGTCCGGTGCGGGTGTCGTCCGTGAGGGCGACATCGAACACGACGTTGCCTCCGGCGATGTTGTCGCGGTCGAAGCCGGAACATCGCGTGGCATCCGGGCCGCCGACGATACGAGGCTGGAAGCCCTCTTAGTGACTGCTCCCCCTCCGACGGACGCTGAACACGGTCCCGTCAAACGAGGACTGAAACGAAACGAGTTCGAACCGAACGGAGACGACCGAGACGACACCGGCGACACGGACGAGACATTCCAATGA
- a CDS encoding cupin domain-containing protein: protein MTEIVHLPDLDGTPHANVFPESEPKTVRLTLEADERIAPHDHPGRSIVLHVLDGALELELGDETHALERGDVARFDGDQDISPLATEPSTALLVLAPTPDEE, encoded by the coding sequence ATGACCGAAATCGTACACCTCCCTGACCTCGATGGAACGCCCCACGCAAACGTTTTCCCCGAATCCGAACCGAAAACGGTCCGACTCACTCTCGAAGCGGACGAACGCATCGCACCGCACGACCACCCGGGACGGAGCATCGTTCTCCACGTCCTCGACGGCGCACTCGAACTGGAACTCGGTGATGAGACTCACGCGTTAGAACGCGGTGATGTCGCCCGCTTCGACGGCGACCAAGATATCTCTCCGCTTGCGACGGAACCCAGTACGGCGCTGCTCGTACTGGCACCGACCCCAGACGAGGAGTAA